Proteins from one Fragaria vesca subsp. vesca linkage group LG6, FraVesHawaii_1.0, whole genome shotgun sequence genomic window:
- the LOC101295066 gene encoding probable WRKY transcription factor 70-like, which translates to MECSALAESVSLWNRQRVEEELVLGLELASQLRRVLSNGDWRSAEGLVTKILCSFKNSLYFLNGSNHGSEEELSSHIRANDIALASALPPQILESSSSDAHKAVKRGAAFMDHRGSFKRRKKMTSSQAWSRDGPDFNDDGHAWRKYGQKQIQNAIHPRSYFRCSHKHDQGCSATKQVQKLDDDSQLFRTTYYGNHTCTNNSFLKAPEFVLDATSTTPTEVSDSKFTIIYDNSSSSVTNNQEQPWFSSTQNELIIKSSHTTGNQSSLLSSSGYLVSPDTVVFEPSEPISGGIPEIELDLEDMLLGAEIGHLFEELLPYELW; encoded by the exons ATGGAGTGCAGTGCTCTAGCTGAAAGTGTGTCTTTATGGAATCGGCAAAGGGTGGAGGAAGAACTGGTTCTAGGGCTAGAACTCGCGAGCCAACTTAGGAGGGTTCTTTCTAATGGGGATTGGAGATCGGCCGAAGGCCTCGTTACAAAGATCTTGTGCTCCTTCAAGAACAGCCTTTACTTCTTGAATGGAAGTAATCATGGGTCTGAGGAGGAGCTGAGTTCTCATATTCGAGCAAATGATATTGCTTTAGCTAGCGCTCTTCCTCCTCAAATTCTAGAATCGTCATCTTCGGATGCTCATAAGGCTGTTAAGAGAGGTGCTGCGTTCATGGATCACAGAGGTTCTTTCAAGAGGAG AAAGAAGATGACTTCATCACAAGCATGGTCAAGAGACGGTCCAGATTTCAATGACGATGGTCATGCATGGAGAAAGTACGGACAGAAACAGATCCAGAATGCTATCCACCCAAG GAGCTACTTTAGGTGCAGTCATAAGCACGATCAAGGCTGCAGCGCAACCAAGCAGGTGCAAAAACTCGACGATGATTCGCAGCTGTTCCGGACTACATACTATGGAAATCACACATGCACTAACAACAGCTTCCTCAAGGCTCCTGAATTTGTCTTGGATGCTACAAGCACTACTCCAACAGAAGTGTCTGATTCCAAGTTTACGATCATATATGATAACTCAAGCAGCAGCGTCACAAACAATCAAGAACAGCCTTGGTTCTCATCCACCCAAAACGAGCTCATCATCAAGTCTAGTCATACTACTGGCAACCAGTCATCATTATTATCATCTAGCGGTTATCTTGTGTCACCTGATACGGTGGTGTTCGAGCCCTCTGAACCCATCAGTGGTGGCATACCAGAGATTGAGCTTGATCTTGAGGATATGTTACTTGGGGCAGAGATAGGACACTTATTCGAAGAACTTTTGCCCTATGAACTTTGGTGA